TCATTTCTTCTGTAATACCACGCTCCGTTTACATCAGGCTGGTATTGATAATTTAAAGGAAAAGCCCATACCGGGTGCAGGTAGGTTTGGTTGACTCCATCTTTTAATTCTGTGGCTCTTACCATATCAGCAGCCATATTCATATTCTTGTTATCGAAATAATAGAATTCATTATTTCCGGGAAACGTTAAATTCATCTGTTGAAAAAGCAGCTGATTACCTAAAGTAGCACTCGGTTTCAGGTTATTGACAACAACGTTAGGATTATTGTTTTGCATCACATTCAACGTCATTGAATTTACATTGGAAGATAGATCCCCTGCTTTTGAAGTAGCTTTCACCTCTACTCTTTGGTTGACATTCGGGTTTTTGGCATCTGCGATCCTTGAAATATTTAAAGCTACAGTTGCGGCATCTTCCACCAGATAAAAACGTCTTTTGAAAAGGGGCTTATCAGCAGAATCCTTATAAACGATCAGTTCAAAATTTCCTGAGATCTTCGGCTGTATTTTATCATTCGGAAAAGTGAGCTTATAGTGGGTATAAGCCTGAATGGTATTAAAAGAATATTGGAACTGATCCAAAAGCCCGTTTAAACTTCCGTTGGCGATTTCTGTAAAAAACAGATTATCGTCATTCCAGTTTCTGTCGTAATGCTTTATTGTATATCTGTAAATCTCGCTGGCATTGGTAAGGTCATCGAAGCTTAAAACCAGCTGCTCACCGAATTTGATGACAGGTGTTTCATCGTTTGTCTGTGGATTAAAAAGCTGGATGCTCTGGATATTCTGTCCAAAGACCAATCCGCCCAAAGAGAGTAAAAGTATGCGCAAAGTTTTCATTATGACGAAGATAACGAAAAATCGGGATTTTCTTAATAATATCGTATTTTTGAAATAAAAAATATCAGTTATGCTTCAGATTCAAGGCTTCGTATTCAATTTTGCCAGTGAAAACACTTATATTCTTTACAACGAAAATAAAAACGCCTGGCTGATTGATCCGGGAAATATGAATGAGCAGGAAACCAAAGCGATCGAAAGCTTTATTTCTGAAAACGACTTAAAGATTGAAAAGATTCTTTTAACGCACGCTCATATTGACCACGTACTTGGTCTTCAGTGGGCTTTTGACACTTTTAAAATTCCTGTCTATATGCATCAGGACGATCAGGAGGTTCTGGATATGCTTCAGGCAAGCGGAATGAGATTTGGGTTTTCTGTTGATCCGGTAAAAGTAGAAACAGTCTACGTGAATGAAGGTGAAGAACTTGACCTGGGTGGAGAAAAATTTAAAATCTATCACGTTCCGGGACACTCTCCGGGAAGTGTAGTTTACCATAATGAAGATCAGAAATTTATGATTTCAGGAGATGTGCTTTTTGAAGGAAGCATCGGAAGAACCGATCTTTACAAAGGAAATCACGAGCAGCTCATCAGCGGTATTACCAACAAATTATTTATTCTTGATGACGAAACACAGGTTTTCTCAGGTCATGGTAATCCAACGTCTATTGGTTTTGAGAAGCAGTATAATCCGTTTTTCAAGTAGTTTCGAGATACGGGATACGTGGTGCGGATTTTTCGAGTTGGAGAGCTGCAGGTTGCTAGTTCGAAACCTGAAAACCCTGCGCCTCAAATCACGAAATCCACATCCCGAAACTTTATGAGTTATTAAATTAACTTTTCACTTGCAAAGCAAAATTCACCATTGACATTTTCTAATCTCAGTCTGATTCTAGTATCTGACATCTCCCCACACAAAAAATCAAAACCGTCAGAAAAGATCCTGACGGTTTTTTTATGAAGAAAATATAAGTTTAAAAGTCTAGGGTGATAGAAGCTCTTGCGGCTGCTCCCATGATAGGTCTAGCCATTCTGATATTCGTTCCTGCTGTAGTCTGGGATCTTGGATCTCCTTCTGTAATTCCTATGGTATTGAAGATGTTGGTTCCATCTACTGCAAAACGTATTTTTCCTAACTGGTAAGACATTCCCGCCCCTACTTCAGAGAATGAAGGCAAAATATTATCATCTGTATTTCCTTCGTTCTGGAAACGTTTTCCATAATAATTCATGCTTACATAAGCCCTCCATTCTTTTGTAATGTTCACTGCCGGAGAAATATTAAAGTAGAATTTAGGCATTCTTCTTACTGTATTTCCATCATAATCAAAAGGAGTTCCGTCCGCATTTTTTCCGGTAAAATCTTTGTATTTCGGATTCTGGATCGTTCCGTTAAAGGTCACTTCCAGAACATTGTTGAACAATCTTGTATATCCTTCAATCTCTACCCCGAAATTGGTAGTATTAGCAAATTTATTTTCTGAGGTTCCGTCTGAAAATACATCGGTGAATGAAAGGTTTTTAAGTGTAGAATAAAAAGGAATAATTCCGATATCGAAAGTACGGGAATAATATTTGTAACCCACTTCGAGCTGATTGGTATCCACCGCTTTGATTGCGCTCAGGTCTGACATATTATTATAGTAGGCTTCTTCATTTGGAGATCTGAACCCGTGAGAGAAACGTGCATATACCGCATTTTCTCTATTGATCTTATAATTCGCTGCCAATGTATAAGACACTTTGTTGATATCATAATACCAATAGTTATATTTATTACCCAGCACCGCCATATTATCATCTGCAGTCGTGGTAGCAAAACTGTGTGTACCATCAGTCGTCAAACCTGAATTATCAAGGTTGGCCGTTGTTGTATTGACTCCATATCCTTTATAGAAATCACGGCTGTAACGCATTCCTCCATTCAGGCTTAAAGCATCTGTTACATTATAATCAACATTTAAATAAACGTCATTCAGGCTTCCCTGGATCTGTGAATCCCTGATCAGGAAGGACATATTGGTAACACCATTATATGTTTTAGAGTATCCTGTATCTGAAGGATTAAGAGAGGTATCAACCAAATTTAAAAGTTGCGGTCTGTCTGTCGCTGTTGTTAAAATATTACTCCAGTTCCAGTTCTGATGGGATTTCCAGTTTGATTTATAAAAACCTGCGGTCACACTTCCTTTATCAAATTTATAATTCAACTGAAAGTCATTCACAAAATTATTCATCTCTTTATCAATGGCCCAGAACCCTAATTTTTGTACGTCACCCGGATTTACAATAGCGCCGTTGCTTACTAATGAATATTGAGGTGCTATAGCATGAACAAGTACCGGGGGCGTTGCAGGATTATTATCTGTGTCCTGATACTTATCATAATTGTCATGGGCAAACTTATTAGCAGCCACTGGAGCTCCGGCCGGGAACATTCCCGTATACTCCATATTGATATTGGTGTATCTTGTCTTATTCAGAACTGTGAAATTATGGCCAAGATCATATTTAAATTCTGCACCTACTACATCTACCTTAGGATGAATTCCGTTTTCAAGGTTTCTTTTAAAAAATCCTCCGCCAGCCTGTGGAATATTCAGCTGGCTGATCGCCCGGTAGCTGTAGGTTCCGTAGTTTGCATCAAAACCGGGGAATTCTTTCAGGTCATTTCCGTCCTGAAGTAAAGGGATCGGAAGATAGAATGTATTCCTGTCATCCAGTTTTTTATAATACACTTTAGCATAGCCTTTATCAAAAACATATTTCAGATTCATTCTGATCTGTCCGCCATTATTGGCTTTAAAACCAGTCTTTCTGATTCCATCATCAGTTCTGTAGAATCCGCCAACGTTAAAGAAAAGCTTATCCTGAACCAGGGCACCACCTACATTAATATCGGTACGCATCAAGCCATAGGTGCTGGTTTCCAGTTTGGCAGTTCCTTTAAAATCGTTGCTTCCTTCTTTTGTAATAAAGTTGATAAGACCTCCCGGGGAATTATTGGCATAAATGGAACCTGAACCTCCTCTCAGAGCTTCCAGACGGCTTACCGAATTATCTACACGGAAAAAATTATCTGCATTGGCAAACTGAAGCGCTCCGTCTTCAAAAACCGGAAGTCCGTCTTCCTGAACCTGTACGAATTCATACGCTCCCGCAGAAGGAATACCTCTTGCGAAAAGGTTATTTCCCACTTCACCTCCTGAAGTTTCCACAGCAAATCCCGGAACTCTCTGCAAAAGTGCAGCCGCACTGATCGGGTTTTGTTTCTGGATCTCTTTGGCCGTAAACGTGGAAATAGCCGTACTTGATTCTATTTTCTTTTTCGGGCCGGAGTTCCCGGTAATAACAATCTGGTCTATTGAGGATGTTTTGATAGTATCCTGTGGAGTTTCCTGCGCATACGCATTGTTAAAGTAAAGCGTTGCGGTGGCAGCCATTAAAAATATCGATCTTTTTTTCATAGCATGATTTTTATATAGTTAGTTTTGTTTTAATTTGAGATAGACCCCATTTGTCCACCCGAATCCGTCCTGATTCGGATATTCTCCGCCTCCCGCAATTGTTTCAGTGTCTACCGCATTGTATTTTTCCATTAATTTTCCGGTGTTCTTATATACTCTTTCTACATTTTTGCACCAGTTATTTTTTATTTCCTCAGCCAGTTCATCATATCCATAATTCTTCATTGCTTTAAAACCCAACCACTGATAAGGAGCCCATGCATTCGGAAGATCCCACTGCTGCCCGCTATTTTTTGTGGTAGTAACAAGTCCCCCTTGATAAAGAAACTTTTCTGCAATATGTTTAGCAACGGATTCTGCCTGTTCTTTATCTGCCAATCCGAGGAATAAAGGGTAAAGAGCAGCAATATGTTCAGACGGTGTGTTTTTGTGTTTTTTTAAGTGATAATCTTTATAACATTCAGTGTTTTCATCCCAAAAGTAAGTGTTGATTATCTGTCTGCGTCTTGCTGCTCTTTGAGTAAAATAATTCTCTTTCTCTGTCAGTTCCTGAAGCGCTGAAGATTTTGCAAGTGTTTTTTCCAAATGCCATAAAAGGCTGTTCAGATCCACTTCCGCAAGGCTCAGAGTTTCTATCGTCTGTATATGTTCTCCGTCTGCAAACCATCTGCTGGAAAAATCCCAGCCGGATTCACAGGCACTTCTTATATTTCTGTAAAATTCATCATCCCCATTTTCGCTGTCTTCAATATCGATCAGGTAGCTTTCAGGGCGCGGTGTATTTTCAGTATCATAATAACGGTTCAGAATATCTCCGTCTTTAGTTTTTGCAACTCTTTTCACATTTGAATCATTCCCCAGCCCTTCTTCTCCATTCATCCAGAAAGTATATTCTTTCTCTAAAGTATCATGATATTGAATGTAAATATTTTCATCATCCGTGGTTTCAAAAAGCAGATCCAGCATCAGCGAAAAATAGGGTGGCTGGGAACGGCTAAGAAAGTGTGTTCTGCTTGCATTGGGAACAAATCCAACATTTTGAATCAGATAAGAACAGTTCTCTATAATGTTTTCCATCATTTCTGTTCTTCCGGAAACCTGAAGTCCAAGCATAATAAAATAGCTGTCCCAATAGAAAAATTCATTGAAACGGCCTCCCGGGACAACATACGGCTTCGGAAGCTTTAATAATGTTCCTTTTTCTTCATACGCCGTACGGGTCAGTTCATCCCAAAGTTTTTCAATATGCTGC
The Chryseobacterium sp. W4I1 DNA segment above includes these coding regions:
- a CDS encoding type IX secretion system plug protein domain-containing protein; amino-acid sequence: MKTLRILLLSLGGLVFGQNIQSIQLFNPQTNDETPVIKFGEQLVLSFDDLTNASEIYRYTIKHYDRNWNDDNLFFTEIANGSLNGLLDQFQYSFNTIQAYTHYKLTFPNDKIQPKISGNFELIVYKDSADKPLFKRRFYLVEDAATVALNISRIADAKNPNVNQRVEVKATSKAGDLSSNVNSMTLNVMQNNNPNVVVNNLKPSATLGNQLLFQQMNLTFPGNNEFYYFDNKNMNMAADMVRATELKDGVNQTYLHPVWAFPLNYQYQPDVNGAWYYRRNDLGLERNAEREADYSWVYFSLDSDPVDKELYVLGGFNNFKPSKENQMQYDTANKKYVAKIFLKQGFYNYVLATKESDGSLNFGEVNGNFWQTENLYQAFLYYAPFGRNYDGLMGYGEFRTPIGK
- a CDS encoding MBL fold metallo-hydrolase — its product is MLQIQGFVFNFASENTYILYNENKNAWLIDPGNMNEQETKAIESFISENDLKIEKILLTHAHIDHVLGLQWAFDTFKIPVYMHQDDQEVLDMLQASGMRFGFSVDPVKVETVYVNEGEELDLGGEKFKIYHVPGHSPGSVVYHNEDQKFMISGDVLFEGSIGRTDLYKGNHEQLISGITNKLFILDDETQVFSGHGNPTSIGFEKQYNPFFK
- a CDS encoding TonB-dependent receptor, coding for MKKRSIFLMAATATLYFNNAYAQETPQDTIKTSSIDQIVITGNSGPKKKIESSTAISTFTAKEIQKQNPISAAALLQRVPGFAVETSGGEVGNNLFARGIPSAGAYEFVQVQEDGLPVFEDGALQFANADNFFRVDNSVSRLEALRGGSGSIYANNSPGGLINFITKEGSNDFKGTAKLETSTYGLMRTDINVGGALVQDKLFFNVGGFYRTDDGIRKTGFKANNGGQIRMNLKYVFDKGYAKVYYKKLDDRNTFYLPIPLLQDGNDLKEFPGFDANYGTYSYRAISQLNIPQAGGGFFKRNLENGIHPKVDVVGAEFKYDLGHNFTVLNKTRYTNINMEYTGMFPAGAPVAANKFAHDNYDKYQDTDNNPATPPVLVHAIAPQYSLVSNGAIVNPGDVQKLGFWAIDKEMNNFVNDFQLNYKFDKGSVTAGFYKSNWKSHQNWNWSNILTTATDRPQLLNLVDTSLNPSDTGYSKTYNGVTNMSFLIRDSQIQGSLNDVYLNVDYNVTDALSLNGGMRYSRDFYKGYGVNTTTANLDNSGLTTDGTHSFATTTADDNMAVLGNKYNYWYYDINKVSYTLAANYKINRENAVYARFSHGFRSPNEEAYYNNMSDLSAIKAVDTNQLEVGYKYYSRTFDIGIIPFYSTLKNLSFTDVFSDGTSENKFANTTNFGVEIEGYTRLFNNVLEVTFNGTIQNPKYKDFTGKNADGTPFDYDGNTVRRMPKFYFNISPAVNITKEWRAYVSMNYYGKRFQNEGNTDDNILPSFSEVGAGMSYQLGKIRFAVDGTNIFNTIGITEGDPRSQTTAGTNIRMARPIMGAAARASITLDF
- a CDS encoding trehalase family glycosidase gives rise to the protein MNKQLYINEIQALFDEVQRAQIFGDQKMMTDAVPLFPVSEINAEYEKEKRNEGFDLKNFVMANFDFLGAKILIQREDHLPIEQHIEKLWDELTRTAYEEKGTLLKLPKPYVVPGGRFNEFFYWDSYFIMLGLQVSGRTEMMENIIENCSYLIQNVGFVPNASRTHFLSRSQPPYFSLMLDLLFETTDDENIYIQYHDTLEKEYTFWMNGEEGLGNDSNVKRVAKTKDGDILNRYYDTENTPRPESYLIDIEDSENGDDEFYRNIRSACESGWDFSSRWFADGEHIQTIETLSLAEVDLNSLLWHLEKTLAKSSALQELTEKENYFTQRAARRRQIINTYFWDENTECYKDYHLKKHKNTPSEHIAALYPLFLGLADKEQAESVAKHIAEKFLYQGGLVTTTKNSGQQWDLPNAWAPYQWLGFKAMKNYGYDELAEEIKNNWCKNVERVYKNTGKLMEKYNAVDTETIAGGGEYPNQDGFGWTNGVYLKLKQN